The following coding sequences lie in one Thermosulfuriphilus ammonigenes genomic window:
- a CDS encoding Tll0287-like domain-containing protein produces the protein MKGLRQLVVVTVFCLGFCIPAFSSVCQSIPREKAEMIARYIADIIVAGRGIVAQHQEIINDPNKGEKGFTPEYVESLLRKKFKEMTGHDISQLDPETRAVVEQVIEAAKMSVKMNQKRINQPGKGFKGYIPAVFGRETGQILKGRCNILIKQTTFKYRNAYNQPDPFEKKVLKMFEAPSWPKGKGYGEFIKGRYRYLRPIYIKKACLKCHGEPAGSRDIAGRIKEGYKEGELRGAISVSFPVK, from the coding sequence ATGAAAGGTCTGCGGCAACTGGTGGTGGTAACGGTCTTTTGTCTGGGATTTTGCATTCCGGCCTTCTCTTCAGTTTGTCAGTCTATCCCTCGAGAGAAGGCCGAAATGATCGCCCGTTATATCGCCGATATCATCGTCGCCGGTCGAGGCATTGTTGCTCAACACCAAGAGATCATTAACGATCCCAACAAAGGAGAAAAGGGGTTTACCCCGGAATATGTAGAAAGCCTCTTAAGAAAAAAATTCAAGGAGATGACCGGACACGACATCTCCCAACTAGATCCCGAGACCCGGGCCGTTGTGGAGCAGGTAATCGAGGCGGCTAAGATGAGCGTTAAGATGAATCAAAAGCGTATTAACCAGCCGGGCAAGGGATTTAAAGGCTACATACCAGCGGTCTTTGGGCGCGAAACCGGTCAGATACTAAAGGGGCGCTGTAACATCCTCATAAAACAAACCACCTTCAAATACCGAAACGCTTATAACCAACCGGACCCTTTTGAGAAAAAAGTTCTCAAGATGTTTGAGGCCCCCAGTTGGCCCAAAGGCAAAGGATATGGGGAATTTATCAAGGGGCGATATCGTTATCTAAGGCCTATTTATATCAAGAAGGCCTGTCTGAAGTGTCATGGAGAGCCGGCAGGTAGCAGGGACATCGCCGGCCGAATAAAAGAGGGCTACAAGGAAGGAGAGCTACGTGGGGCCATTAGTGTAAGTTTTCCGGTGAAATAA
- the rnc gene encoding ribonuclease III produces the protein MTEGVYFCFKVPVLERVASLEEKLGYRFRDPALLLTALIHRSYQGERPEGLAYRDNEILEFLGDAVLDLAISQMLVIRYGDSYREGDLSRMRAYLVNEERLSRVASQLGLGESLLLGRGEELTGGRQKPSILAGALEAVIGAIFLDGGYEPAYSLIKRLFSRLVGQAARLGLRADYKSLLQELTQALEKAAPSYEVEASQGPDHAKVFTVVVKLKGRPLARGRGRSKKEAEQEAAKKALRLLKEGSSAP, from the coding sequence TTGACAGAGGGGGTCTATTTTTGCTTTAAGGTCCCTGTGCTTGAGCGAGTGGCCTCTCTGGAGGAGAAGCTAGGCTATCGATTTCGGGACCCCGCCCTTCTGCTTACGGCCCTTATTCACCGCTCTTACCAGGGTGAGCGTCCAGAGGGACTTGCCTATCGTGATAACGAGATCCTGGAGTTTCTGGGCGATGCCGTGCTCGACCTGGCCATCAGCCAGATGCTGGTCATTCGATATGGCGACAGCTACCGAGAAGGAGATCTGTCTAGAATGAGGGCCTATCTGGTGAATGAGGAGCGTCTCTCCCGGGTTGCCTCCCAGTTGGGCCTGGGGGAGAGCCTTCTCCTGGGGCGGGGAGAAGAGCTTACGGGTGGTCGTCAGAAACCCTCTATCCTTGCTGGGGCATTGGAGGCGGTAATTGGCGCCATTTTTCTTGATGGAGGCTATGAGCCGGCCTACAGCTTAATTAAGCGCCTGTTTTCCCGCCTGGTGGGTCAGGCTGCTCGCTTGGGCCTGCGGGCAGACTACAAAAGTCTCCTCCAGGAGCTCACCCAAGCCCTTGAGAAGGCCGCCCCCAGTTACGAAGTGGAAGCCTCTCAGGGGCCGGATCACGCCAAGGTCTTTACCGTGGTGGTGAAACTGAAGGGGCGGCCCCTGGCCCGGGGGCGGGGCCGCAGCAAGAAGGAGGCCGAACAGGAGGCGGCCAAAAAGGCCCTTCGTCTCTTAAAAGAGGGCTCTTCTGCGCCTTAA
- a CDS encoding 3-isopropylmalate dehydrogenase translates to MGKSYQIAVIPGDGTGPEVIREGVKVIEAAASRFGFSLSLNYFDWGGDRYLKTGETIPEGGIEELKRHDAIYLGAIGHPDVAPGILEKDILLRIRFELDQYINLRPVKLYPGVWTPIKDKGPEEIDFVVVRENTEGLYAGGGGFLRKGTPQEVAVQESINTRFGVERCIRYAFELCRKRNKKKQLTLVGKTNVLTFAWNLWERTFYEVAKEYPDIKPDYAHVDATCMWFVKNPEWFDVIVTDNMFGDIITDLGAMIQGGMGIAAGGNINPEGVSMFEPIGGSAPKYTGQNVINPLAAICAGMMMLEHLGEEEAALAIEKAVIKVCRDHLKSLSAGKMGYTTQEVGDLVAKYTTEDVEL, encoded by the coding sequence ATGGGCAAAAGCTATCAGATCGCTGTCATCCCTGGAGATGGCACGGGGCCTGAGGTTATTCGTGAAGGGGTCAAGGTCATTGAGGCGGCCGCAAGTCGTTTTGGTTTTTCTCTTAGCCTTAATTACTTCGATTGGGGAGGAGATCGTTACCTTAAAACCGGAGAGACCATCCCCGAGGGGGGTATTGAGGAGCTAAAACGGCACGATGCCATTTATCTCGGGGCTATAGGGCACCCAGACGTTGCTCCGGGGATCCTGGAGAAGGATATCCTCCTGCGGATTAGGTTTGAGTTAGATCAGTACATCAACCTCCGACCGGTCAAACTTTACCCTGGGGTCTGGACCCCCATTAAAGACAAAGGCCCGGAAGAGATAGACTTTGTCGTTGTTCGGGAAAATACCGAGGGCCTTTATGCCGGTGGTGGAGGCTTCCTGCGCAAGGGCACCCCACAGGAAGTGGCTGTTCAGGAGTCTATCAACACCCGTTTTGGGGTAGAGCGCTGCATTCGTTACGCCTTTGAGCTCTGTCGCAAGCGAAATAAAAAGAAGCAGCTTACCCTGGTAGGTAAGACCAATGTTCTTACCTTTGCCTGGAATCTCTGGGAGCGGACTTTTTATGAGGTGGCCAAAGAGTACCCGGATATAAAGCCGGATTACGCCCATGTGGACGCCACCTGTATGTGGTTTGTCAAGAATCCGGAGTGGTTTGATGTTATCGTCACCGACAACATGTTCGGAGACATCATCACTGACCTCGGGGCCATGATTCAAGGAGGAATGGGTATTGCCGCCGGTGGGAACATTAACCCTGAGGGGGTCTCCATGTTTGAGCCCATTGGCGGATCTGCTCCTAAATATACTGGCCAGAATGTGATTAACCCCTTGGCGGCTATCTGTGCTGGCATGATGATGTTAGAACATCTCGGAGAGGAAGAGGCCGCCCTGGCTATCGAGAAGGCAGTCATTAAGGTCTGTCGAGACCATCTTAAGAGTCTTTCGGCTGGTAAGATGGGCTACACCACCCAAGAGGTGGGAGATCTGGTGGCCAAGTATACTACGGAGGACGTAGAGCTTTAA
- a CDS encoding response regulator, with protein MTKVLVATEADWSRARLRDILEELGCEVIEAGDGQEALDLAVAKKPALIVLSQRLPLIDGLSLAVLLKGAAETKNIPVLAICDLDLKTRNQARAAGCDQCLALSLDRAEILAQLRKFLISLERRPR; from the coding sequence ATGACCAAGGTATTGGTAGCCACCGAGGCTGACTGGTCTCGGGCCAGACTGAGAGATATCCTGGAAGAACTGGGCTGTGAGGTAATCGAGGCCGGAGATGGCCAAGAAGCCCTGGATCTAGCTGTAGCCAAAAAGCCAGCCTTAATTGTTCTCTCTCAGAGACTACCTCTTATAGATGGTCTATCGTTAGCCGTCCTGCTTAAAGGCGCCGCTGAGACCAAAAACATCCCTGTTTTGGCCATCTGTGATTTGGACCTTAAGACCAGAAATCAGGCCCGAGCAGCCGGATGTGATCAGTGTCTGGCCCTTTCCCTCGACCGGGCGGAGATCCTGGCCCAATTAAGAAAGTTTCTTATTTCTCTAGAACGGAGGCCAAGATGA
- the ahbC gene encoding 12,18-didecarboxysiroheme deacetylase, with amino-acid sequence MIGISKLYCGTVEPSDALRYGRKAKKLPSHLLQFSEDKKPVVVWNVTRRCNLRCVHCYAQATEAGAPNELTTEEGKRLLDDLAQFGCPVVLFSGGEPLMREDIFDLIEYAVGKGMRAVLSTNGVLIDKKVAARLKDFGLSYVGISLDGMREVHDRFRGVKGAFDAAIQAVRNCKEAGIKVGLRFTINRLNAKEIPAVFDLVEEEEIPRICFYHLVYAGRGSRLVEEDLSHEETRKVVDYIIDRTKQLHDKGHKVEVLTVDNHADGPYVYLRMLREGHPRAAEVLELLKMNEGNNSGRGIGCVSWDGEVHADQFWRHYSFGNVRERPFSEIWTDLSNPLMAKLKNKKLYVKGRCARCRWLDICGGNFRVRAEAVTGDLWAPDPACYLTDEEIGLSGGEEAAEAGA; translated from the coding sequence ATGATCGGCATATCTAAACTTTATTGTGGAACAGTAGAGCCTTCTGATGCCCTGCGGTATGGCCGCAAGGCTAAAAAATTACCTTCACATCTCCTTCAGTTCTCCGAAGACAAAAAGCCGGTAGTCGTCTGGAATGTTACCAGGCGCTGTAATCTGCGCTGTGTTCACTGTTATGCTCAGGCTACCGAGGCCGGGGCCCCCAATGAGCTAACAACCGAAGAGGGCAAACGTCTCCTTGATGATCTGGCACAATTTGGCTGTCCGGTGGTTCTCTTCTCTGGAGGAGAGCCCCTTATGCGGGAGGACATCTTTGACCTTATTGAGTACGCTGTGGGCAAAGGCATGAGGGCTGTTCTCTCCACCAACGGTGTTCTCATCGACAAGAAGGTTGCGGCCCGGCTAAAAGATTTCGGTCTTTCCTATGTAGGAATCAGCCTTGACGGAATGCGGGAGGTCCATGACCGCTTTCGAGGTGTCAAAGGGGCCTTTGATGCGGCCATTCAGGCCGTGCGTAACTGCAAGGAAGCGGGAATAAAAGTTGGACTTCGTTTTACCATTAACCGTCTTAACGCCAAAGAAATCCCGGCCGTCTTTGATTTGGTCGAAGAAGAAGAAATTCCTCGGATCTGCTTTTATCATCTAGTCTATGCTGGTCGCGGTAGCCGCTTGGTAGAAGAAGATCTTTCTCATGAGGAAACCCGTAAGGTGGTAGACTACATCATCGACCGAACCAAACAACTTCACGATAAAGGTCACAAAGTAGAGGTTCTGACGGTAGACAACCATGCCGATGGACCTTATGTCTACCTTCGCATGCTCCGAGAGGGGCATCCCCGGGCCGCAGAGGTCCTGGAGCTCCTTAAGATGAATGAGGGAAACAATTCCGGTCGAGGCATTGGCTGTGTCTCCTGGGACGGCGAAGTGCACGCCGATCAGTTCTGGCGCCATTATTCCTTTGGAAATGTTAGAGAGCGGCCATTCTCTGAGATCTGGACGGATCTTTCCAACCCCTTGATGGCCAAACTCAAGAACAAAAAGCTCTATGTGAAGGGCCGCTGTGCCCGATGTCGTTGGCTGGACATCTGTGGAGGTAACTTCCGAGTTCGGGCCGAAGCGGTCACCGGTGATCTTTGGGCCCCAGACCCGGCCTGCTATCTCACTGATGAGGAGATCGGCCTAAGCGGTGGCGAAGAGGCCGCCGAGGCCGGCGCCTGA
- a CDS encoding methyl-accepting chemotaxis protein, with amino-acid sequence MFFKNLSLRYKLILPLVGLMIVANFFTTIWVYRFIRENGLREIEEELINLEKKVLQEGRETLAIGGLITENLANNTDLQFSMALKDTSLLGKLAGPLLKGLKQQQILQAEIVFLDSEGSLIYSTNSALKKGPIQGSLISRALTGHQKTSGFDLLGERLVLEVVQPVEYNGDWAGVIVLLISPESLFTKVKGSSRQVDFAWVVQKKGKILLGGQTSSEAFKDLPAKLSSLTQRGLRLGSRAIRIVPLNTQAALVIGYDESLKLATLRQTIRGLVTIMGLASAITLLTLVAISWRLSRRILSVVSEIALRAKELDLSQKLAVSSGDELGSLARAFNDFLAKIRLLLQENKENVQGLETASTELSQTAEQLAQGASLLNQQTENLSGHSQSLAQEASEVKQMMEEMKRAIVEISTHTSEAAKVSHQAQERVEMVHQIIQELETGSREIGEVLKFIGTIAEQTNLLALNATIEAARAGEAGKGFAVVAGEVKELARQTAKATEEIGQKIYAIQEAIKRVILSMEETATVIGQINDASSTIAAAVEEQTATAAGINENMTAVSEATQRLSRSIPVFQEAVDLITREMDKIQKSSQQLSEYSQRMGRQISQFKL; translated from the coding sequence ATGTTCTTTAAGAATCTTTCCTTGCGCTACAAGCTTATTTTGCCCCTGGTGGGCTTGATGATAGTGGCAAACTTTTTTACCACCATCTGGGTGTATCGATTCATTAGGGAAAATGGCCTTCGAGAAATAGAAGAAGAGCTGATTAATCTGGAGAAAAAAGTTCTCCAAGAGGGCCGGGAAACCCTGGCCATTGGGGGATTAATTACGGAGAATCTGGCCAACAATACAGACCTCCAGTTCAGTATGGCCCTTAAAGACACCTCTCTCCTGGGCAAACTGGCCGGCCCTCTCCTTAAGGGGCTCAAGCAACAGCAGATTCTTCAGGCCGAGATAGTCTTTTTAGATTCCGAAGGAAGCCTCATCTACAGCACCAACTCCGCCCTTAAAAAGGGGCCGATCCAGGGAAGCCTCATCTCCCGGGCCCTAACGGGGCATCAAAAGACATCCGGGTTTGACCTTCTGGGGGAAAGGCTGGTTTTAGAAGTCGTTCAGCCGGTAGAATACAATGGCGACTGGGCCGGAGTGATTGTCCTTCTTATTTCTCCAGAGAGTCTTTTCACCAAGGTGAAAGGAAGTTCCCGGCAGGTTGACTTTGCCTGGGTAGTCCAGAAAAAAGGAAAGATCCTTCTGGGGGGACAAACCTCTTCTGAGGCCTTTAAGGACCTGCCAGCCAAACTCTCCTCCCTTACCCAAAGAGGGCTTCGGCTTGGATCCCGGGCGATAAGAATAGTCCCCCTTAACACCCAGGCCGCTCTGGTCATCGGCTATGATGAAAGCCTGAAGTTAGCCACACTGCGGCAGACCATTAGAGGTCTGGTCACCATTATGGGGCTGGCCTCAGCTATAACCCTTCTTACCCTAGTAGCTATTTCCTGGAGGCTTTCCCGGAGAATACTTTCTGTAGTCAGTGAGATCGCCCTTCGGGCAAAAGAGCTTGATTTATCCCAAAAATTGGCCGTCTCCAGTGGAGACGAGCTAGGTTCCCTGGCGCGGGCCTTCAACGACTTTTTGGCTAAAATCCGCCTGCTCCTGCAAGAAAACAAAGAAAACGTCCAGGGGCTGGAAACGGCCTCCACGGAGCTTTCCCAGACAGCTGAACAACTAGCCCAGGGAGCCTCTCTCCTTAACCAGCAGACGGAAAACCTCTCCGGCCACAGCCAATCCCTGGCCCAGGAGGCCAGTGAGGTAAAACAGATGATGGAAGAGATGAAGCGGGCCATCGTGGAGATATCTACTCACACCTCCGAGGCGGCCAAAGTCTCTCATCAGGCCCAAGAACGGGTAGAAATGGTCCATCAAATAATCCAGGAGCTGGAAACTGGCTCGCGAGAAATTGGTGAAGTGCTAAAGTTTATCGGGACTATTGCCGAGCAGACCAATCTTTTGGCCCTAAACGCCACCATTGAGGCGGCCCGGGCCGGGGAGGCCGGCAAGGGCTTTGCCGTGGTGGCCGGCGAGGTCAAGGAGCTGGCCAGACAAACGGCCAAGGCCACCGAGGAGATTGGTCAGAAGATTTATGCCATTCAGGAGGCCATCAAAAGGGTGATTCTCTCCATGGAAGAGACCGCCACCGTAATCGGACAGATAAACGATGCCTCCAGCACCATTGCCGCGGCCGTGGAGGAACAGACAGCCACCGCAGCAGGAATAAACGAGAACATGACGGCCGTTTCGGAGGCCACTCAGCGACTCTCGCGCTCCATTCCCGTCTTTCAGGAGGCCGTTGATCTCATTACCAGAGAAATGGACAAAATACAGAAAAGTAGCCAACAGCTCTCAGAGTATTCCCAGAGGATGGGAAGACAGATTTCACAGTTTAAACTTTAA
- a CDS encoding aspartate-semialdehyde dehydrogenase yields MAKEFNVAVVGATGAVGRMMLRVLEERNFPVRSLKLLASERSRGKRLPFKGEEIPVEVLTKDSFSGIDIALFSAGASRSLEFAPVAAESGAVVVDNSSAWRMDPDVPLVVPEVNPQDIADYKKKGIIANPNCSTIQMVVPLKPLHEVARIKRIVVATYQAVSGAGQKAIDELVAQTRAWCQGEPLPEPRVFAHQILFNALPHIDVFLENGYTKEEMKMVKETKKIMGDENIAVTATTVRIPVFYGHSEAVNLELEKKLSAREARDILLQAPGVVVVDDPDNQRYPLAIEAEGRDEVFVGRIREDESVPAGLNLWIVADNLRKGAATNAVQIAEVLAREYL; encoded by the coding sequence ATGGCCAAGGAATTTAATGTCGCTGTCGTCGGCGCTACCGGGGCCGTAGGGCGAATGATGCTCCGGGTCCTTGAGGAGCGAAACTTTCCTGTAAGATCCCTTAAGCTCCTGGCCTCAGAACGCTCTCGGGGAAAGCGTCTTCCCTTTAAAGGAGAGGAGATCCCGGTAGAGGTGCTGACCAAGGATTCTTTCTCCGGGATCGACATCGCCCTCTTTTCAGCCGGGGCCAGTCGGAGTTTGGAATTTGCTCCTGTAGCGGCTGAGTCGGGGGCGGTAGTGGTGGACAACTCTAGCGCCTGGCGGATGGACCCCGATGTCCCCCTGGTGGTCCCCGAGGTTAACCCTCAAGATATCGCTGATTATAAAAAGAAAGGAATCATTGCTAACCCTAACTGTTCCACTATCCAGATGGTGGTTCCCCTTAAACCCCTCCACGAGGTTGCCCGGATAAAACGAATCGTTGTTGCTACCTATCAGGCTGTCTCTGGAGCTGGTCAGAAGGCCATAGACGAATTGGTCGCCCAAACCAGGGCCTGGTGTCAGGGAGAACCTCTTCCTGAGCCCCGGGTCTTTGCCCATCAGATCCTCTTTAATGCCCTACCCCACATAGATGTCTTTTTAGAAAACGGTTACACCAAAGAAGAGATGAAAATGGTCAAAGAGACCAAAAAGATTATGGGAGATGAAAATATTGCCGTTACGGCTACGACGGTAAGAATTCCGGTCTTTTATGGTCACTCAGAGGCCGTAAATCTGGAGTTAGAAAAGAAGCTTTCCGCCCGCGAGGCCAGGGATATTCTTCTTCAGGCTCCTGGAGTAGTGGTTGTCGATGACCCGGATAACCAGCGTTATCCCCTGGCTATAGAGGCCGAGGGTCGTGATGAGGTCTTTGTGGGGCGTATCCGGGAGGACGAGTCAGTGCCAGCCGGTTTAAACCTCTGGATTGTCGCCGACAATCTCCGCAAAGGGGCGGCCACTAATGCCGTCCAAATCGCCGAGGTCTTAGCCAGGGAATACCTTTAA